The DNA sequence gagacatgaaactgTCAATACTAAACAACGCTACAGCCACACCCCTGCAGATTGACTCTCACACTCACTACAATGTATGCAACACACCGGTCAATACACAGtactagggcccagagttttccCTGGTGGTCCATTCATGCTACTAGGGCCCAGATTTTTCCCTTGATGGTCCATGCACAGtactagggcccagagtttttcatTTATGGTCCTTGCACAGTAGTAGGGCCAGAGTTTTTCCTGATGACCGATGCACAGTAGTAGGGCCAGAGTTTTTCCTGATGACCGATGCACAGTACTAGGGACCAGAGTTTTTCCTGATGGTCCATGCACAGTACTAGGGaccagagtttttcctgaccaaaTGACATGGAATACCCTAAAGTATTTCCTGTTGATATGTAGGCCTCAGTGTATAAACATGACCTGTAGGTTCTAGTGTTGTCATCAGTGACAGTGTTGCACCAGGAGGCCAGCCTAAGGGAGAGGATGACCCCTCCAGatacaggctcagggtcaggaagGCAGAGAACAAGGTGCTGGAAACGGAATACAATAATAGCATAGGTGACAGTGAACAAGTGGAAACATTGTCATTTGACATAAACTGTTATAACTATGTAATAGTAGTTAGCCCATAACACATAGAATGCATTGCACCATTCTATATTTCATAATGGTCATGATTATTATTATCAGGTTGTTTATGTAATTTATGTTTAATTTGTATAATTGTTTtttgaaataataataaatataatacgCCTACTTTATGTGCTATTGATTAACTATTTCAAAGCCCATGTAAAGTGCATTCACTtgtcatgccgtccctggagatAGATGATGCTTCGCCAGCCCTGAACTGCGCCGTACATCACCGTGAAAACCCGACAAAAGTAGCGAACTGGCTAGCAGCCGGTGGGCCCCATTGTTGTACCACCAAGTGTGAAATCTCACCCGGTTCCCAAGTAACTTCGGTTCAATTCTCCGTCCTCCATGAACCCGTGGTGAAACGCGCACAAACGGAGCCGTTGAGCGCAAGCGGGACAATCACCATCAACCCGAACAGGACTGACAGGGTGTGTGGGTTGCGCAGTGAGCCACCAACAGTCGCGGATCAAGTTACATAGTCCAAAAGATCGATCAGAACTAACTAAATACAGGATATCTTCAGGCAGTGCCTACCCGTTTATTCGGTGTTATCTGGAATTATTAAACCACCATCTGTCAAACTTCCAAAAGAAATCAGCGGATATTTAAAGCACAGCCTGCATGATGGCTGGCAATCCGTTATACAATTCTCCCCTAACAAATGTGCCAGTGACGCACTAGCAATCAACACATACCGGAGCACTGGCCAACTGGCCTAGATATTGGTGCTTTcgagacaactgggaacttgaaaaaaacgaggtcaaatcatcttcaggtcggaaagtcggagctctagaaagatgcccgagTTTCTAACTTGGtattccgagttggatgatcgGTCCAAACGATTTTTTTTTAGTCGGAGATGCCCGAGTTCCCGATTcacagttcccagttgttttgaagggGGCATAAAATATGCTGTGAAATGCTGTCAAAATTGTCATTGAGTGATACTTTTTATTCAGTCATTATCCAGGTAGCCTTGCTTGCTTGGGGggcaggtaacctagcggttGGGCCAGTCACTTGCTCCATGCATTGACCTTttgagaaatacgttttttttgttTATTATGCAGTATAAGATGCATGGGATAGAATGTAGGGCAAGGTCGGATCCCCTAACAATGTAAAAGGCATTGCAAATTGCAAAAGGCTCATTTGCACTTTTTCCTTGGAACTATTGAAGGCTGTCCTATGAATAAGAAATACTGCAGCCTATGATATCCACAATGTATGAACTATTGCATTTGTTCcaaacacacctctacaacctTCGAACGCTCTTCATCAATTCACCAAAGTGATAAACATAGACAACACTATTTTATTTTTCAGTATTGATTAATTTTGTTTCATTGATGAATGCGTCACAGAGTTATGTCCATGTTGCTAAGGCATGTAGCGCTAAACTAAAAATAAGTTCCGTTGCAGTGAAATGGGTTGGGTTCCTCTCACCACAGAAGAAGAGAAAGCAGGAAGTGCCTGCCTCTACCAATGCTGTGGTTGTTTGCATGTTAATTGTTTACTAGCTACAGTAAGTAGGTGGGCAAGTTCAAGTATTTGTATTTTGTGCAAAGATCAATAGACTGTAAGGTAAGCTGCCATTACACTTTTATTTATAACGGTTAACATATGGCCATGTCAATTGCAGTTACTTTGCATTTTGTTCACGCAAGAGCTAGCACCAGTAAAACCCATTTTCTTGCTTGCTTATACATGACCTAGTAGGACACCCAGGTAACAGTTAGTGAATGAGTTGAAATGACTAGCAAGTTTTTCTTTTAAAAGCAATCGTGATTTCGGGTTTAGAGCATCTTCATTTCTTTAATCATATCTAGTTTTGTCTTAACATTTAGTGTTGGTGTGGACCACCCATGTAATATAATGTGTTCAGTCATCTAATATCATGTCTTCTCATGTACTTATTATCCCATCACTACCGGCCATCAAGTTCCATGGCGAGTCCAGAGACACCAGGAGATGAGAGTAGGGAGCTGAGGTCTGGGGCTGCAGGGGTAAGCTGTTCAGGAACGCCTACCAAGCTTGGCCCCTCAGGTGCCAACGTAGACTCCCAGCTACAAGATGCCGTCCACTTAAAAACGGAGGGGAACAAATTCTACAAAGAGAAACACCTTCGGTCTGCAATTGGACGTTACCACCGTTCGTTGCTCATTCTGCGTAGTTTAGACTCTGATGTCACTGCGGCAGTGAAGGGATTTGGTCCTGAGGCTCCTGTACTCACCGCAGGACAGGAAGAACTACTTAGGAACACACAGATTGACTGCTACAACAATTTAGCAGGTATTATAGGCCTTGGCATGTTTCATGCAGTAGATTAGTTGTTTCAAATTATCCACTTAAAGGAGGATAATACGAAGCACAATGCACAATCTGCCTCTTTCTGGACTTACCTTTATCTTCTCTTTTCTGTCACTTGGTCTCCCCCTCTCAGcctgtctgctgcagagggagtgTGTCGACTACACGCGTGTCCAGGAGTACAGCTTGCGGGTGTTGCAGTTGCGGCCAGATGACATCAAGGCCCTGTACAGAGCAGGACTGGCCACTCTGGAGCTTGGAGACGCACAGAGCGCCAAGCAATACCTCACTCAGGCCAGTAAAGGACAACCCAATGGTAGCTCAGCTTTTTGGTTACTATCTTCCTGTTTAGGGGCTGCTGTCCCTACCACAGCCTTTCAGTAAAACAAAACAGATTATTGATGATTTGTGAGGGCGTGTTATAAGCCTAGGCATGCGGTACAATTCCCCAACAGAATGAAGTAGAACACAATATATTGTATTATTGTCTCTATGCTATTCCCATTCCCCTAATGTTGATTGAAATTTAAATCACTGTATTTGTGACTGTCTCTCTTTGACAGACACTAATGTGAGGAGGCACCTGCAGCGAGCAGAGGAGAGGCTGAACACGGAGTACCAGAAGGAGAAGGCTCTGTACCGGGGCATGTTCTCCTCCAGTTAGAGAGCCGGGGAGGGGGCCAGCGGAGGAGTCACCCATAATGAAGTTCCCATCAGGAGGGATGTTCTGTTGTTCTGACCCTGAGGATTGAGAAGAAAAGAGGAACCAAGCCTGGACTGGACACCTGAGAAGAGTTACAGCATGTTTCAGGGAATCGGCCTGAGTAAGGTGCTGCGCAGGTTTGCTAATATGGATCACATAATGACTAGTTATTTACGAGGCAAGATTATTCATTTTTTATAGATCATTGATTCTGTGCAGAGCCTTGATCAGGCTGATCCTATTGAAGATCCTGTTATGCTATAGAGAATATTTGTGCCTGATGACCAACAAGGAGATGGAGCTAAATTGTTGGAGGTTCAGCATAAGGGTTGAAGGTCAAAGCGAGGGTGCTAAAGAGAGACTTTGTGCACTGTTCAAACTCAGTCCTGTTATGACTTCTGGAAGTGGTTGTTTCTGGTCACATAATCAGTCATGTTCCTTTTTGTGTACAAAATGTTTTGATTaaacttaaaaaatatattttttaattacagCCTTTACTACAGcaatataccaaacattaggaacaccttcctaatattgagtttttccctcagaacagcctcaattcattgcgGCATGgagtctacaaggtgtcaagcattccacagggttgctggcccatgttgactccaatgcttcccacagttgttaagttggctggatgtcctttgtgtggtggaccattcttgatacacacgggaaacttgagtgtgaaaaacccagcagcgttgcagctcttgacacaaaccggtgagtttggcacctattaccataccctgttcataggcacttgtcttgcccattcaccttctgaatggaactcaaacaatccatgtctcatttgtctcaaggcttaaaaatccttatttaacatgtctcctcccctccatctacactgatttgaagtggatttaacaagtgacatccataagggatcatagctttcacctggtcagtctgtcatggaaatagca is a window from the Oncorhynchus clarkii lewisi isolate Uvic-CL-2024 chromosome 14, UVic_Ocla_1.0, whole genome shotgun sequence genome containing:
- the LOC139366457 gene encoding tetratricopeptide repeat protein 9C — encoded protein: MASPETPGDESRELRSGAAGVSCSGTPTKLGPSGANVDSQLQDAVHLKTEGNKFYKEKHLRSAIGRYHRSLLILRSLDSDVTAAVKGFGPEAPVLTAGQEELLRNTQIDCYNNLAACLLQRECVDYTRVQEYSLRVLQLRPDDIKALYRAGLATLELGDAQSAKQYLTQASKGQPNDTNVRRHLQRAEERLNTEYQKEKALYRGMFSSS